The window CCTCGTAGCTCATCACGGCAACCACGAAGTTCTGGGCCGCGGGGCGGTCGTCGTACCCGATCTGTTCGGTGGTCTGGGTCTTGACCATCGAGAGCTGCGGGTAGTGCAGCAGGTGCTGGCGGGTGTCCGGCCGGATCCGGTAGTTCGCGCTCGGCAGCCCGAGCGACTGTTTGATCATCCCCGCACCCATCGTGATCCGGGGCGAGGCGTTGTGCTCGGGATAGGGAATCATCCCCGCACCGATCCCGAAGATGAGCTGCGGGTCGATTTCGAGGTGGGTGTGGTCCTTGGTGAGGTCGCCTTCGTCGACGCCCACGAGGATGTCCTCCTCCTCCTCGGCGTCGATGAATTCGATGTAGCCCCGATCGACGAGGTCTTCGAACTCGGTGTCGCCGTCGGTGAGCGTCTCGACTTCCTCCTCGGTGATGAGCGGTTCGCCCTCTTCGACCACGATGAGCGGTCGTCGCGCTCGGCCGGCGTCGGCGTTGATGATGACCTCGTTGGTGCGACCCTTGACCGAGACGTTCACCGTCTCGGCCACGTCCCCGCGGCGTCGTGCCTCGCGGACCTGGTGGGCGAGCTGTTCGGGCTGGTCGTGCGTGCCGACCAGGCTGCCGTTGACGTAGACTTTCGCGTCGCGTGCCTGACTCATCTCAATCAGCGCTCGGGGTGACGCCCTCGATGCCGGGGATCCCCTCGACACCCATCGACGCCAGCTCTCGTTTGAGTCCCTGTTCGTCCTCGATGTCCTGGGACAGCTCCATCGCCTGCGCGAAGTTCTTCACGAGGCCACAGTTCGGCCCCTCCGGCGTCTCGGAGGGACAGATCCGCCCCCACTGGGTGGCGTGGAGGTCCCGCGCCTCGAAGTGAGGCTGACTCCGCGAGAGCGGCGAGCGGAGCCGCCGGAGGTGCGAGAGCACGCCCATGTAGTCGGTCCGATCGACGAGCTGACTCACGCCCGAGCGTCCACCGACCCAATTCCCGGTTGCGATCGGGTGTTCGAGCCGCTCGGTTAGCACGTCAGACCGAACGACGGTGTTAACTGAGAGCTGCCGGTTGCGCATGTTCGCCCGCTCCAGCTGGTACTTCACGTCGCGTGCGAGCTTGTTGAGCGCCGTCCGGAACAGGTCGGTCATCAGGTCGCCCGACACCTTGAGGCGCTTGTTGGCGTAGTGGTCCTTGTCGTCGGATTCACGCCGCCCCAAGGCAAGCTCGAAGCACGCCTCGGCCATCCGGCAGAGGTAGAACGCCTTGTTGATCCGGGTCTCTTCGTCCGGAACGCCCTCCTCGTGGAGATGTGGCAGGAGATACCGGTCGATGACGTAGTTCGCGCGCTTCAACTGGTAGTTCTTGCCCTGGCCCGACGCGACCCGCTCGCCGAGGTCCTCGATCGCGGCCTCCTCGGTCTGGACCTCGGCCGCCTCGAGGTTTTCGAGCATGAACTTCACGATCTCGGGATCGTCGCTGACCCGGTGGACGATCTCCTCGTCGGATTCGAGCCCGAGCGCCCGGACGAGGGTCACGAAGTTGATGCTCCCCGACACCGAGGGGAAGCTGACTTCGAGCAGCCCCTCCCGGTTGCGCTCACAGAGCACCAGCGCCCGATACCCGCGGCGCTGGCTGAACGTCTTGGCGACCTGAATCTCGTCGCCGTACTTCGAGTCGTACTCCGCGAGGATCTTGTTCGGCGCGAGGTCCTCGCTGGTCATCAGGACGCGCTCGGAGCCATTCACGATGAAGTACCCACCCGGATCGGCGGGGTCCTCACCGAGTTCGATCAGCTCCTCGTCGGTCGCATCGGCGATGTTACACTTGTCCGAACCGACCATGATCGGGAGCCGCCCGATCTGGGTCTCGGCGGTGTCGACGACGCGCTCTTCTTCCTCTTCGCCACCCACGACGACCGCCATCTCCATGAAGACGGGTGCGGCGTAGGTGATGTTTCGGAGGCGAGCTTCCTGGGGGTAGAGTCGTTCCTCGCTGCCGTCGGCCTCGCGGACGCGAGGTGTCACGACCCGTACGTCGCCAAGCTCGACGTAGACTGGCTCCTCGCCCTCCTTGTCGCCGATGTCGGTGTCGATGGTCTCTTTCTCGTCGACCACCTGCTGCATTCCGCGGCCGAGGAACGCGTTGAACGACCGGAAATGATGCTCTGCGAGCCGCTCCCGGGAGAAGTACTCCCGCGAGATCGAACGCCTGTCTTGCCTGTTCATTCTACCACGAGTCGGTATACGACCGCCTGGTCGGTCGTTCGGGAGTCCCGCACGATTCGGATCACGTCGCCCGCGGCGGCGTCGTCGGGGAGTGCCGGATCGGTTCGTTTGATCTTCGGAAGGTCGGTGCGCCTGATGTCGTACTCGTCGAGCACCTCGTCGATCTCGGAATCGTCCTCGACGATCGTGTGCTCGGGAACGAGTGTGTGCTGACCTACGTCCACCATGTGTGTCTGGCCGGGGGAGAAGTGGCTATCACGAGATACTACAGGGCCTACGCCGTGGGGCGACTTAAGCGTTGTCAACGCCGCCAGCGTGGGCTGGCAAGCGCAGCTCGGACCCGCCCGTTCGGTTCGAGATCGTCGAATCGATCGTAGCTGCACCGACGGTCGGGGGGAACATAGCGTTTCGGGCTCTCTCGGAAAGTACTGGATCGGTTTGGAAACCCTTAAGGGCGTCTCCGGATAACGAATGGATGTCGCTTGCCCGGGTGGTGTAGTGGCCCATCATACGACCCTGTCACGGTCGTGACGCGGGTTCAAATCCCGCCTCGGGCGCTTTCTGCTGACGCCGATTCGTGAGCGTCGTTGATCGGTAACGAACGATGGCACGGTAACGAGAGGTGCATCGATAGGTTATCCACTATGAATAGGCGTGTGATCCCTCTCGAAACGATCGAGCAGACAGCAACTACCGGAGGCGAACGGTGTCGTTCTCGTCGCTGATCCGAATCGTTGTGGATCAGCGGAATCGAAACGTCGATCGAACGTCAGCAGGAAGGGCCACCGACTGAAGCGCAGCGGGGACGCGGACGATTAGTTGTCGAGCGATTCAGGCTGAGTGGTGATCGAGACCGAGTCCTCGACCGAGGCCTGAAGCAGCCGGCCGGTGTAGTTGTAGACGTCGCGAGAGGAACCGACGCCACCTTCGACCGACTGGCCGTCGTCCGAGATTGGGTCGCCCGAGCTGTCTGCGTGTTCGAGTTCGCCGCTGACTTCGAGGGAGTAGTCCGTCGGGCCAGTGCTCTCCTTGCCGATCACCTTGATCGTCTGCGCGCTCGCATCGAGCTTGAGGATCGCACGGTCGTCGACTTCGAGTTCGACGATCTCACCCTCGTACTCGTAGCTGTCGCGCCACTCGTTGACGCCGCCCGAAGCGGTGTTCCCCGAGATGTTATCGTTGTCGTCCGCGGTTGCCCCGCCGGTTTTTGCCTTTTCGAGATCGCCGCTCGTCGCGAGCTCGTAGGGAATGCGGCCGCCGGACGTGTCAGTGTCCGTGACGACGAAGTTCGCGCTGTCGGACGGTTCGGGCACGTCCGATTCGTCGATGTTGCCGCTCAGTTCGTCGTCCGACCCGGCACCATCGGAGTTGCCCGACGAGGAATCGTCGGACGAGTCGCCCGAAGCCTCATCCGATGAGCTTTCCGAGGAGTCGCTATCCGACGAACCATCGTCACTGGATTCTTCGTCCGATGAACTGCTCGACGAATCCTCCGAGGAGCCGTCACTCGACGAGGAGTCCTCGGACGAACTGTCGGACGACGAATCACTCGAATCGTCGTTCGAGGACGAGTCGGACGAGGAATCCTCGCTCGAAGAGTCATCTGACGACCCGTCGGAGCCCGACGACGAGCTACCGGTGTAGTTCGACGAGCCGAGGCTCGGTGCGGGACAGGTCCCGCTCTCCTGGATGTTGCTGAGATTCACGTTGCCGCTCTTCACTCGAACCGCCTGTGCGCTCGCGTTGACGGTGGTGTTGGCCACTCGGCTGCCGTCACAGTTGTGGAGCGCGATACCGACGCGACCGCCGCCGGTCTGCTGGATGCAGCTGTCCTCGATCGTGGTGTTCGGCCGATCTTCGATGAGAACGCCGACCGCACTGGAAGCGTTGCCCGTGACGCTTACGTTTTGGAGCGTCCCGCCGACATCGCCGCCCGACCCGTTGGGCGACTTGCCGCGGATCGCGTACGCCTGATCCGGGTTGAACTCCACGCGGGTGTTCTTGATACTGAACGAGGGGTAGTTCCCGAAGATCTGGATCCCGCCGTCGGCGTTGACTTCGGGGCCGACGCGGACGTCACAGTTACGGACCTCCGCGCCCGAGCCGCCACGGTCGCTTTCGAGCCGGATCCCCGAACCGTTGAGCATGTCGCCCGGGTTCGGACTGTTGCTGTCGGAGAGGTCGGTCTCGATGGTGGCACCGTCGACGTAGCTGCCGGAGCTGCCGATTCGGACCTGTGAGAGGTCGTTGTTCTTGTAGGTGCCGCCTTCGATCTGGACGACGCCGGGTGTCCGGCTGGCGTACACACCGTTGTTCGAGAACCCTTCGACGTTGCAGTTACGAAGGGTGAGTGTCCCTTTGTGGTTGCTGCCGACCCAGATACCCGTCCGGGCGTACGCACCCATCTTGCCAGCGTTGTTCGCGGTGAGGTTCGAAACGACGCCCTGGCCACCGGACGACCGGACGGCCGCGGCGAACGCGTCGGACGCGGAGTCGCTCGACGCCCGACCCTGACCGACGATCGAGAGACCGTGGACCTGGAGGTTGTCGTCCGGGGCACACTGTACCAACGGGGTTGCGCCGTTCTGGTCGACGGTAATGTTCTCGATCAGCAGCCCGTTGCCGTTGTTGATTGTCAGAAGTTTGTCGTCGAACCCGCCGGAGACGACGAACGTGACGTCGCCCTCGCCGACGATCCCGAAGTTGTCGTACCCGTTGAGCGCGTTCTTGCCGTTGAACTTGTAGGTACCAGACGGGAACTTGAGCAGCGTGTTGCTGCCCGCGGCCGACTGCAGCTTGCCGTCACACGCGCTGTTGCCGTTCGGATCACAGCCGGCGTCATCGACCATGTCGACGACGTTGTCGAAGCTGATTCCGTGACGCGACTCCGCTGCCCCCTCCCCAGCGAGCAGCGGTACCGACGCCACGGCCGCTCCGGCGGCCTTCAGATACGTACGGCGGTTCGTTCGAACGCCTTCGCCTGTGCTATCGCTATCGCCTCGTGCTCCGTTGCGCGGCATCACCTGTTCATTAGGCATTCGTAAAATACCCGTTCTGGCCAATTACTTACGTTTACTATCGATTCGATCGTAGTTGCTGGCTGTTCACGTTCTAGGCTGGATAATTAGCTTCAATATCTATTGAAATAATATTGCAGCCGGGGAACATCGCGCGAATGTGGGGTGTTTCCACGGTACGGATGCTGTCAGGAATGATGGATTGGTTGATCGAAGGTACGAGGGTGAACCACGAGGGTGACTATCGCATTCGTGCGTCCGGATGGACGAGGCAGCAACGACGACTACTCCCAGTCGATCCAATCGTGTTCCCAGCCGGTGCGGCGCTGTGCGGTCCGTTCCGCCCGCTCGCGGTCCTCCCGATGGGTTCGGTTTCGCTCGACGGTATCCGACTGTTCGCCCTCGACGAGCAGCGGGGCGAACGATACCGGACCGAAGCGCTCCGTGGTTCCGCCCTCGACCGCGACGAGCGATTGATCGTGCGTGCCGACGGGGAGGACGAGACGACCATCGGCAGCGAGCTGGTCTTCGAGCGCGCGCGGCGGGCGGACGGCGGCGGCTTCGACCAGAATCCGGTCGAACGGGGCGTACTCCGCTAGTCCGTGTGTGCCGTCGCGTCGATCGACGAGCACGCCGTCGTAGCCCGCACGCGCGAGATTGCGGCGGGCGTCGATCACGAGTCGGCGCGAGATATCGACCGCGTGGACGTTGTGCTCGCCCGCGATCGCCGCGCAGATCGCGGCGGTGTAGCCGACGCCAGCACCGACGACCAACACTCGATCGCCTGACTCGGGTGCGAGCGCCTCGACGAGCCGTGCAGCGGTGCTCGGTGCGAGAACGCGCGTCCCCGCGTGTTCGAGCGTGTGGTCGGCGTACGCGGCCGCGTCGTCGACGAACTCGTGGCGGGGGACCGTCCGCATCGCGGCGCTCACCCGTTCGCTCTCGACGACGGCCTTGCTCTCGTGTTCGAGGCCCGCGACCATGTCGTCGCGAAGCATCGCGGTATCCATGGCTAAAATTCCCCCTCGATCGTCTTGAACTGCGCGACAGTGCCGCCACACACGTCGACCGCGAGAACTGTCCGGCCACCGGACTGCCGACTCCCTCTCGACGCCGGGTCGACGATGAACCAACGCTCCGGGGCACTCACTCCGACTGCATCGGGACGAACCGCACGCCACCGTGGCGCTCGCGATCGAGCCCGCCGTCGGCCCGTTTGGTCGCGCGCACGAGCGTCTGTCGTCCCTGGCCGATGGGGGCGACGATCCGACCGCCGGGTTCGACCTGCTCGACGACGCGTTCGGGGAGGTCGGCCGCGGCGCAGGTGAGGTAGGCGGCGTCGTAAGGTGCGCCCTCAGGCCAGCCCGCGTGGCCGTCGCCGACCCGCACGTGGACGGGATATCCCAGCCTGTCGAGGCGTTCGCGGGCGGCCGCGGCGAGCGGTTCGTGGAACTCGACGCTGTAGACTTCGCCGACGTCGTCCCCGCCCTCGGTGTCGTCGTCTCTGGGCTCGGTGTCGTCGTTTCTGGCCCCGACCACCGCAGCCGTGACTGCGGCGTGGTAGCCACAGCCGGTACCGATTTCGAGCACGCGATCGCCGAGTTCGAGCCCGAGCAGATCGGTCATCATCGCGACCATGTGGGGTGCGCTGATGGTCTGATCCTCGCCGATCGGGAGCGGCCGGTCGGCGTAGGCGCTCTCCTGGCGGCGTTCCGGAACGAACTCGTGGCGCGGCACGCGGAGGAGTGCCTCGCGAGTCGTCTCGCGCTCGATCCGGCCCTGTCGCTCCAGCCGATCGACCAGGCGCTCGCGCTGGACCGCCGGGTCGGTCATCTCACCAGACCGACCACGCGCTCGAGGACTCGTCGTCGGCGTAGAGCCGATCGATGTCCTTCGCGAACGCCATGTCCTCCTCGTGATCGAGCCGATCGAAACCGTAGCCCGTTGCGTCCGCCCGGAGGTGAATCCCCTTCACTGTGAAGGTCTCGTCGGCGAGGTCCTCGCGCTCGCCGACCGTGAACTCGTAATCGCCAGGTACGCGAAGTTCGATGCTCCGGGTCTCGTCACGACCGTCTTGGGGATTGAGCGTCACGTCGACGCCGACGTTCCCGACGACGCGGGTCCAGATCGTGTCGATGTCCTCGGCAGTGGCGCTCTCGGGGCGCTGGTCGTCACCGACTTCGAGGCTGGTGATCCTGACTGTGAGAAGGGCCTCGGGCGTGTCGAGGACGAACTCCTCGCCCTCGGCGAGCGACTCGCCCGCGGGAACGTCGGTCGCGGTCGCAAAGGACTCGCCGTCCTGGGAGACGATCACGTCGCACTCGACGGTCTCTGGTTCCTCGATTTTGGTCTTGTGGGTGTGGCTGCACTCGGTACACCGCACCGTAGTCTGACCGCCCGGTTTCAGCACTTCGTGAACGACCGGCTCCGCGGGCGAACACGACGGACAGGCGACCGCGACGCGCTCTGTAGCTTCGCTCATGTCTACCGCTACTTCGTGAGTGTGTAAAAGCGTCCGGTGTGACTCGGGAGACAGTCGGCCCGTCTCAGTCGAGTTTCACCATGACCTTCACTGCCTCGCGCTCGTCCATCGCCCGATACCCCTCGGGGACGCCGTCGAGACCGACGGTCTTCGTGAAGATGGGTGACGGGTCAAGCGTACCCTGGAGAACGTCGGCCATCAGCTCGTCGATGTAGGCACGAACGGGAGCGACGCCACCCTGAAGCGAGACGTTCTTGCCGAACATCGTGCCGAGGAAACCGGTGCTCTCGACGCCCAACGGGACGCCGACGTAGCCGATCGTCCCGCCCGGGCGGGCGACCGCGGCGGCGGTCTCCATCGAGGACTCCGCGCCCACACATTCGAGCACGTGGTTCGCGCCGCCCGCTGTGAGTTCGCGTGCTTCCTCGATCGCGTCCTCGCCGCGGGCCGAGACGACCTCGGTCGCGCCGAACGATTCCGCGATGTCGAGGCGGTCTTCGTGGTGGCCCATCGCGACGATCCGCTCCGCCCCGAGACGCTGTGCGGCGAGTACGCCACAGAGCCCGACCGCGCCATCCCCGACGACCACGGCGGTGTCGCCAGCGCCGACACCCGCACTGACGGCGGCGTGGTGGCCGGTCCCCATCACGTCCGTGAGCGGGAGAAGGGCTTCGAGCGCGTCCTCGTCGTTCGCGTACCGGTCGGGAACCCGGACGAGCGTCCCGTCGGCGTACGGCGCGCGGACTTTTTCACCCTGTGCGCCGCCACCGTCCTCACCCCACGACAGATCGCGGGCACAGGACGTGTAGAGCCCTTTCCGGCAGAACTCACACTCGCCACAGGAGATCGAGAACGGTGCGAGCACCCGGTCGCCCGGCTCGACGTGACGGACGTCATCGCCGACCGCCTCGACGACTCCCATCGGTTCGTGGCCGATGGGTGAGCCTTCGGAAAGGTCGCGCTCGCCCCGATAAAACCAGAGGTCCGAGCCACAGATCGCCGTGTGGGTGATGCGGACGACGGCGTCCGTCGACGCCTCGATCTCGGGATCGGGAGTGGTCTCGATGCGAACGTCGCCGGGACCGCGAAAGATGGCTGCTTCCATGATCGATGCATCGAACGGGGATGGCCAGCCCAAAGAACCCCCCAGCTACCGGCAACGCTGCCACCTCTTCGGCGTTTCCGTCCGCGTACTCTACGAACCGTGACCCTCCGAGTGACGATTCCGGCAGCGCCATTCTCGCGCCGTCTCACGGTGTTACCGTCTTCTCGCGGGCCGCGCGAGACGGCTTCGCCGCTCGCACTATTGCGGAAGTTCCACTTTCTCGCCGTCGGCGTAAACCGACGGCTCGCGGAGAATCCCGTCGAGGTGGAGCGGCGCTTCGACGTCGCCGCCGATGCCGTGGTCGTCGCCGATCGCGATATGCACAGTCCCAGCCGCTTTCTCGTCGAGCAAGACCGACCCCACGAGCTCCGTGACGGCGAGATTGGTGCCGATACCGAGCTCGGCGAGGTTGTAGGCGTCCTCGCCGACCTCGTCGGCGGCGTTCTCGATCTGGTCGTGGATCGCGTCGTCGGATACCTCGGTCACGGAGCCGTCTTCGACCTCGAATTCGAGCTCGCGATCGAGCAGGCCGTGGGGCATCATCGTGCCGTCGACGACGTACGTTCCATCGGCGGTTTCGGGGCTGACGAACACTTCTCCGGCGGGAAGGTTCGACATCGCGCCGGGCTCGTGGACGATTCCAGTATCTTTGAGCCACTCACGGTCACCCGGCTCGAACGTGATGTCGGTGCCAGCCGGCGACGTCACGCGGATTTCGGCCGCGTCGGCGACCGTGTCGTGGATCTCCTCACAGCACTGCTCGATCTCGCGGTAGTCGGTGTCGAGCCCCGTTCGAAAGACGTCCTCGGTGATTCCAGGGAGGGTGGCGACCCGCGCGCCGACCTCGTTCGCGCGCGAGCGAGCTCGCGTGTGACTCAAGCTCTTCGTCGTCGGACAGAGTACGACGTCGGCCCCCCGCATGGCGGCCGCGACGGGGGCTGGCGGTTCGGTCCCGTGTTGTTCGCCCGGCGGATAGCACGCGACCACGCAGTCCTCGGTCAGGTCGCGTGCGGCGTCGTACAGCGCCTCTCCGATCGCGCGACGCTTGTCGTCGGTGACCACCACACACGACTCGTTCGGTCTGAGCGCGAGACACTGGTTGACCGCCGTTTCGGCCGCGGTCGAGAGCGCCCCCTCGCCCTCCCCACGTTCCCGTTCCTGGCTCATGCCCGACGGTGGGGACCCGACCGCGTTAGGCTTTCGGCCGGCGCTCGAAACGGTTATTCCGCTCGCCCGTGCAGGGCCGATCATGCTCCGAGTCGGGGTCAACGGCTACGGTACCATCGGCAAACGCGTCGCGGACGCGGTCCGCGCCCAGCCGGATATGGAAGTCGCCGGCGTGGCGAAAACCCGTCCGAACTTCGAGGCTGAGCGCGCAGTCGCGAAGGACTTTCCGCTCTACGCCGCTGTCGAGGAGCGCGCCGACCAGTTCGGAGAGGCGGGGATCGACCTCGCCGGGATGGTCGAGGAACTCGTCGAGACGGCGGACGTGATGGTCGACGCCACACCGTCGGGGATCGGCGCGGAGAACAAGTCCCTCTACGAGGAGCACGACACGCCTGCGCTCTACCAGGGCGGCGAAGACGAAGACCTCGTGGACACGAGTTTCAACGCGCGCGCGAACTACGCCGACGCCGCCGGGGCTGACCACGTCCGTGTGGTCTCGTGCAACACTACGGGACTATCGCGATTGGTCGCCCCGCTCGAAGAGGAGTACGGCATCGAGAAGGTGCGCGCGACGCTCGTCCGGCGCGGCGGCGATCCCGCCCAGAGCGGCCGCGGTCCGATCAACGACATCTTGCCGAACCCACGGACGCTGCCCTCCCACCACGGTCCCGACGTCAAGACGATCTTCCC is drawn from Halococcus saccharolyticus DSM 5350 and contains these coding sequences:
- a CDS encoding DNA-directed RNA polymerase subunit B''; translation: MNRQDRRSISREYFSRERLAEHHFRSFNAFLGRGMQQVVDEKETIDTDIGDKEGEEPVYVELGDVRVVTPRVREADGSEERLYPQEARLRNITYAAPVFMEMAVVVGGEEEEERVVDTAETQIGRLPIMVGSDKCNIADATDEELIELGEDPADPGGYFIVNGSERVLMTSEDLAPNKILAEYDSKYGDEIQVAKTFSQRRGYRALVLCERNREGLLEVSFPSVSGSINFVTLVRALGLESDEEIVHRVSDDPEIVKFMLENLEAAEVQTEEAAIEDLGERVASGQGKNYQLKRANYVIDRYLLPHLHEEGVPDEETRINKAFYLCRMAEACFELALGRRESDDKDHYANKRLKVSGDLMTDLFRTALNKLARDVKYQLERANMRNRQLSVNTVVRSDVLTERLEHPIATGNWVGGRSGVSQLVDRTDYMGVLSHLRRLRSPLSRSQPHFEARDLHATQWGRICPSETPEGPNCGLVKNFAQAMELSQDIEDEQGLKRELASMGVEGIPGIEGVTPSAD
- a CDS encoding DNA-directed RNA polymerase subunit H, which gives rise to MVDVGQHTLVPEHTIVEDDSEIDEVLDEYDIRRTDLPKIKRTDPALPDDAAAGDVIRIVRDSRTTDQAVVYRLVVE
- a CDS encoding protein-L-isoaspartate O-methyltransferase family protein; protein product: MDTAMLRDDMVAGLEHESKAVVESERVSAAMRTVPRHEFVDDAAAYADHTLEHAGTRVLAPSTAARLVEALAPESGDRVLVVGAGVGYTAAICAAIAGEHNVHAVDISRRLVIDARRNLARAGYDGVLVDRRDGTHGLAEYAPFDRILVEAAAVRPPRALEDQLAADGRLVLPVGTHDQSLVAVEGGTTERFGPVSFAPLLVEGEQSDTVERNRTHREDRERAERTAQRRTGWEHDWIDWE
- a CDS encoding protein-L-isoaspartate(D-aspartate) O-methyltransferase, with protein sequence MTDPAVQRERLVDRLERQGRIERETTREALLRVPRHEFVPERRQESAYADRPLPIGEDQTISAPHMVAMMTDLLGLELGDRVLEIGTGCGYHAAVTAAVVGARNDDTEPRDDDTEGGDDVGEVYSVEFHEPLAAAARERLDRLGYPVHVRVGDGHAGWPEGAPYDAAYLTCAAADLPERVVEQVEPGGRIVAPIGQGRQTLVRATKRADGGLDRERHGGVRFVPMQSE
- a CDS encoding HVO_0476 family zinc finger protein encodes the protein MSEATERVAVACPSCSPAEPVVHEVLKPGGQTTVRCTECSHTHKTKIEEPETVECDVIVSQDGESFATATDVPAGESLAEGEEFVLDTPEALLTVRITSLEVGDDQRPESATAEDIDTIWTRVVGNVGVDVTLNPQDGRDETRSIELRVPGDYEFTVGEREDLADETFTVKGIHLRADATGYGFDRLDHEEDMAFAKDIDRLYADDESSSAWSVW
- a CDS encoding zinc-dependent alcohol dehydrogenase family protein, yielding MEAAIFRGPGDVRIETTPDPEIEASTDAVVRITHTAICGSDLWFYRGERDLSEGSPIGHEPMGVVEAVGDDVRHVEPGDRVLAPFSISCGECEFCRKGLYTSCARDLSWGEDGGGAQGEKVRAPYADGTLVRVPDRYANDEDALEALLPLTDVMGTGHHAAVSAGVGAGDTAVVVGDGAVGLCGVLAAQRLGAERIVAMGHHEDRLDIAESFGATEVVSARGEDAIEEARELTAGGANHVLECVGAESSMETAAAVARPGGTIGYVGVPLGVESTGFLGTMFGKNVSLQGGVAPVRAYIDELMADVLQGTLDPSPIFTKTVGLDGVPEGYRAMDEREAVKVMVKLD
- a CDS encoding aminopeptidase; this translates as MSQERERGEGEGALSTAAETAVNQCLALRPNESCVVVTDDKRRAIGEALYDAARDLTEDCVVACYPPGEQHGTEPPAPVAAAMRGADVVLCPTTKSLSHTRARSRANEVGARVATLPGITEDVFRTGLDTDYREIEQCCEEIHDTVADAAEIRVTSPAGTDITFEPGDREWLKDTGIVHEPGAMSNLPAGEVFVSPETADGTYVVDGTMMPHGLLDRELEFEVEDGSVTEVSDDAIHDQIENAADEVGEDAYNLAELGIGTNLAVTELVGSVLLDEKAAGTVHIAIGDDHGIGGDVEAPLHLDGILREPSVYADGEKVELPQ
- a CDS encoding type II glyceraldehyde-3-phosphate dehydrogenase, whose product is MLRVGVNGYGTIGKRVADAVRAQPDMEVAGVAKTRPNFEAERAVAKDFPLYAAVEERADQFGEAGIDLAGMVEELVETADVMVDATPSGIGAENKSLYEEHDTPALYQGGEDEDLVDTSFNARANYADAAGADHVRVVSCNTTGLSRLVAPLEEEYGIEKVRATLVRRGGDPAQSGRGPINDILPNPRTLPSHHGPDVKTIFPDLAIDTLGLKVPATLMHTHSINVTLDSDATADAVRDLLRDESRLFVIPERLDIDGAGALKEFALDAGRPRGDLWENCIWGESITVEDDDLYLFQAIHQESDVVPENVDAIRAVTGSADAAESVATTDDALDMGF